A window of Nocardiopsis sp. Huas11 genomic DNA:
CGACCGCACGTCCACGAGCAGCTCGGTGCAGGTCACCGGACTGACCCCTGGGCAGACCTACACCTTCACGGTCACCGCGCGGGGCGAGGGCGGTGTCGAGGGCGGGTCGGCCACCAGTTCCCCGATCACCATGAGCTCCGAGACGGTCGGCGCTCCGAGCAACGTCAGCCACAGCGTCAGCGGAAACCAGGTCACGGTCACCTGGACGGCGGCGGAGAACGCGGCCCAGTACCGCGTCACCCCGGGCGGCGGCGGCGGCTCGGCGCTGGGCGGCGCGGTCACGGTGAGCGGGACCTCGCACACCTTCACCCGGGGCGGCGGCCGCTGCTACTCCTTCACCGTGACGGCGCTCGGCGCCGACGGCACCGAGGGCGACGGATCCGCGTCCAGCCCCGGCGCCTGCGTGCGGGAGTTCAGCTGATGCCCACGACGGACCACACACACGAGGAGGCGGCCGTGTCGCCGAGGAAATCCCGCAAGCGCGTCTGGGCCAGTGCTGCCGGCGCGATCGTCGTGGCCACGTCAGCGCTGGTCCTGACCTCCGCCACGGCCGCCCAGGGCGCCGACCCGGCGCAGGTGTGCAACACCGGACGCGGGCTTCCGGACGGAGCAGGCCCCTTCCGGACGGTCGGCAGTGTGGCAGTGCCAGGAGGTGGGGGAACCGTACACCTGCTCTACGACGACACCTACA
This region includes:
- a CDS encoding spore-associated protein; the encoded protein is MPTTDHTHEEAAVSPRKSRKRVWASAAGAIVVATSALVLTSATAAQGADPAQVCNTGRGLPDGAGPFRTVGSVAVPGGGGTVHLLYDDTYNCAVTTNNGVGTVYMDVGLRLAGSGAGAWDHGNFGEYAGPVYVSARGICVDYTGAVGDQSASRTGTNCEE